One region of Acidimicrobiales bacterium genomic DNA includes:
- a CDS encoding L-fuculose-phosphate aldolase, producing MRFVQDAPSAVLQTAKDMLRKGLVEGTAGNISARQEDGTIVITPSSVDYGEMQLDDLVVIDGEGNTLSAKEGRSASSEKLLHLACYRAFDDVGSVIHSHPVHATMFAITHQSIPACIDEFSIFVGGDVRCTEYAASGTPDVGEHAVKALEGRGAALIANHGMVAVGPKPSTVLHITALVERSAQIVWGARVLGAVHPLPEQVNDRFASIYGYLRQNPL from the coding sequence ATGAGGTTCGTGCAAGACGCCCCCTCAGCTGTCCTGCAGACCGCCAAGGACATGCTGCGCAAGGGGCTCGTGGAAGGGACGGCCGGGAACATCTCCGCCCGCCAGGAGGACGGCACCATCGTCATCACCCCGTCGTCGGTCGACTACGGGGAGATGCAGCTCGACGACCTGGTGGTCATAGACGGCGAAGGCAACACCCTGTCAGCCAAGGAAGGCCGATCGGCGTCCTCGGAGAAGCTCCTTCATCTCGCCTGCTACCGCGCCTTCGATGACGTCGGCTCGGTGATCCACTCACACCCTGTCCACGCAACGATGTTCGCCATCACCCACCAGTCCATACCCGCGTGTATCGACGAGTTCTCGATCTTCGTCGGCGGAGACGTGCGGTGCACCGAGTACGCCGCGAGCGGCACGCCCGACGTGGGGGAGCATGCTGTCAAGGCGCTCGAAGGGCGCGGCGCGGCCCTCATCGCCAACCACGGGATGGTGGCCGTCGGGCCCAAGCCGTCCACCGTCCTCCACATCACCGCGCTCGTCGAGCGCAGCGCGCAGATCGTCTGGGGGGCCAGGGTGCTCGGTGCCGTTCACCCTCTTCCAGAGCAGGTCAACGATCGCTTCGCGTCCATCTACGGCTACCTCCGGCAGAACCCACTCTGA
- a CDS encoding enoyl-CoA hydratase-related protein produces the protein MPIHYELADDHVALIAIDRPEARNSLDLYHFRDLADAWRRFRDEEEAWVAIITGVDGNFMSGADLKTYIPQITALQKEISKGEVTEIDGCRLRDGTDAVLRSLTVYKPIIAAIDGPCVAGGMEMLGGVDIRIATPRAKFGVMEPKRGLFAGGGTTARLPRQLTYPAAMEFLLTAEAFPAERALELGLLNEIVPTERLAERAREWAARITANAPLAVQATKESVTRGLGVSLKEAYDIESELAAKVFSSEDAKEGPKAFAEKRPPQWKGR, from the coding sequence ATGCCCATCCACTACGAGCTCGCCGACGACCACGTCGCGCTGATCGCTATCGACAGGCCGGAAGCCCGCAACTCGCTGGATCTCTACCACTTCCGCGATCTCGCCGATGCGTGGCGGCGCTTCCGTGACGAGGAGGAGGCGTGGGTGGCGATCATCACCGGCGTGGACGGGAACTTCATGTCAGGTGCCGACCTGAAGACCTACATACCGCAGATCACCGCCCTGCAGAAGGAGATCTCCAAAGGCGAGGTGACCGAGATCGACGGGTGCCGGCTGCGAGACGGGACCGACGCGGTTCTGCGCAGCCTCACCGTCTACAAGCCCATCATCGCCGCCATCGACGGCCCGTGCGTCGCCGGCGGCATGGAGATGCTCGGGGGCGTGGACATCCGCATCGCCACGCCGAGGGCCAAGTTCGGTGTCATGGAGCCGAAGCGCGGCCTGTTCGCGGGAGGCGGGACCACGGCACGCCTGCCGCGGCAGCTCACCTATCCGGCTGCCATGGAGTTCCTTCTGACCGCCGAGGCCTTCCCTGCCGAACGGGCGTTGGAGCTCGGCCTGCTCAACGAGATCGTTCCTACCGAACGGCTCGCAGAACGCGCCCGGGAGTGGGCGGCACGGATCACAGCCAACGCCCCCCTTGCCGTTCAGGCGACCAAAGAGAGCGTCACCCGAGGTCTGGGCGTGAGCCTGAAGGAGGCCTACGACATAGAGAGCGAGCTCGCCGCCAAGGTGTTCTCCTCCGAGGACGCCAAGGAGGGGCCAAAGGCTTTCGCGGAGAAGCGGCCACCCCAGTGGAAGGGACGATGA
- a CDS encoding thiolase family protein has product MPVREAVIVDVVRTAFGKRKGALAGWHPTDLLGFTLRQLVDRNNLDPELLDDIVCGCVTQSGEQGCNVARNAVVAGGLPWTLPATSVDRQCGSSQQALHFVAASVISGMYDIAVACGVESMSRAPMASNAKGGTGPFSPSFMEAIDGRLWAQFRVAQQLADEAGVSREDMDAFAVQSHRRAAEATASGHFAREILPVPIKAEDGSLTGDRLSSDEGIRTDCSLEVLAGLPPAQSWEPGTAAGITAGNSSQMTDGAAAAIIADRSTAERLGLPIRARLVHFAVGAEDPVLVLSAPNRVTRKLLERSGMKIDDFDAIECNEAFAAIVLRWAREFDPDPELLNPRGGAIAIGHPLGASGVRMTATLLNHLEATGGRYGLQTMCEGGGQANCTVIERLP; this is encoded by the coding sequence GTGCCGGTGCGTGAAGCCGTGATCGTCGACGTCGTCAGGACGGCGTTCGGGAAACGAAAGGGTGCCCTCGCCGGCTGGCACCCCACGGATCTGCTGGGGTTCACCTTGCGCCAGCTCGTCGACCGCAACAATCTGGACCCCGAGCTGCTGGACGACATCGTCTGCGGGTGCGTCACGCAGTCCGGCGAGCAAGGGTGCAACGTAGCCCGCAACGCTGTCGTGGCGGGTGGGCTGCCGTGGACGCTGCCCGCCACATCGGTCGACCGGCAGTGCGGTTCGTCGCAGCAGGCGCTTCACTTCGTGGCGGCCAGCGTCATCAGTGGCATGTACGACATCGCTGTGGCTTGCGGGGTCGAGTCCATGTCCCGGGCGCCCATGGCGTCGAACGCGAAGGGCGGGACCGGGCCGTTCTCCCCGTCGTTCATGGAAGCGATAGACGGGAGGCTGTGGGCCCAGTTCCGGGTCGCCCAGCAGCTTGCAGACGAGGCCGGAGTCAGTCGCGAGGATATGGACGCGTTTGCGGTGCAGAGCCACCGCCGCGCGGCCGAAGCGACGGCTTCCGGGCACTTCGCCCGCGAGATCCTTCCGGTCCCGATCAAAGCCGAGGACGGCTCGCTGACCGGAGACAGGCTCTCGTCCGACGAAGGGATCCGCACCGACTGCAGCCTTGAGGTCCTGGCCGGCCTGCCGCCGGCACAGTCGTGGGAGCCGGGGACCGCCGCTGGCATAACTGCCGGGAACTCCTCGCAGATGACCGACGGCGCCGCGGCTGCGATCATCGCAGATCGTTCGACTGCCGAACGCCTGGGCTTGCCCATCCGGGCGAGGCTCGTCCATTTCGCCGTGGGCGCCGAGGACCCCGTCCTGGTGCTCTCCGCTCCCAACCGGGTCACCCGGAAGCTGCTCGAGCGCTCCGGCATGAAGATCGACGACTTCGACGCGATCGAATGCAACGAGGCCTTCGCCGCGATAGTGCTGCGTTGGGCGCGCGAGTTCGACCCGGACCCCGAGCTGCTGAACCCCCGTGGCGGAGCGATCGCGATCGGTCATCCTCTTGGGGCGAGCGGTGTCCGCATGACCGCCACCTTGCTGAACCACCTCGAGGCCACCGGGGGGCGCTACGGGCTGCAGACGATGTGCGAGGGCGGCGGCCAGGCGAACTGCACTGTCATCGAACGCCTGCCGTAG
- a CDS encoding alcohol dehydrogenase catalytic domain-containing protein, with protein MRALFFGVDPEPWNPPGGVGDNRLLANLTTTPMRLMEVDETRPLRPDWVVTRPLLAGICGSDSKMALLDFGDEDIDNAMAGLCSFPQVMGHEVVAEVVSLGPEARGFEVGQRVVLNPWLSCEPRGVTPLCPPCQVGDYSLCHNFTAGDIATGIHTGLSSDATGGYADLMPAHPRMLFPVPDDVSDEHAVLADPFSVSLHAVTRHPPPAGGKALVYGAGALGSTAVAILRALYPDVEVAVIARFDAQAQLASKFGASIVMRPNDRMQIIEELAKWSGGKLVLGTTGLPMCHPGGIDVVYDTIGKPETLEVGVRLLRARGTLVKAGFHAPGRWEWSPLYFKELSWVGSNAFGIEEVEGVRQHAMEHYLELVRADRVDIRPMLTHTFPLEDWRDAFAALADQARSGAIKVAFDHR; from the coding sequence ATGAGAGCGCTGTTCTTCGGTGTCGACCCGGAGCCGTGGAACCCACCGGGTGGCGTTGGCGACAACCGGCTGCTGGCGAATCTCACGACCACCCCCATGCGGTTGATGGAGGTCGACGAAACACGACCGCTGCGCCCCGACTGGGTGGTGACCCGCCCGCTGCTGGCAGGGATCTGCGGCTCCGACTCCAAGATGGCCCTGCTTGACTTCGGCGACGAGGATATCGACAACGCGATGGCCGGGCTCTGCTCGTTCCCGCAAGTCATGGGGCACGAGGTGGTCGCGGAAGTGGTGTCGTTGGGTCCCGAGGCCCGCGGTTTCGAGGTGGGTCAACGCGTCGTGCTCAACCCATGGCTGTCGTGCGAACCCCGAGGTGTCACGCCGTTGTGCCCGCCCTGCCAGGTGGGCGACTACAGCCTCTGCCACAACTTCACCGCTGGCGACATAGCGACGGGCATCCACACCGGACTCTCGAGCGACGCCACCGGTGGTTACGCGGATCTCATGCCGGCCCACCCGCGCATGCTCTTCCCCGTTCCTGACGACGTGAGCGACGAGCATGCCGTGTTGGCAGATCCTTTCTCGGTGTCGTTGCACGCGGTGACCCGGCACCCGCCTCCTGCAGGAGGCAAGGCGCTCGTCTACGGGGCCGGGGCTCTGGGTTCGACGGCGGTGGCGATCCTTCGGGCGCTCTACCCCGACGTCGAGGTGGCGGTGATCGCCCGGTTCGACGCGCAGGCCCAGCTGGCATCCAAGTTTGGAGCCTCGATCGTCATGAGACCGAACGACCGGATGCAGATCATCGAGGAGCTGGCCAAGTGGTCGGGCGGGAAGCTCGTGCTCGGGACCACCGGTCTGCCGATGTGCCACCCGGGCGGGATCGACGTTGTGTACGACACGATCGGCAAGCCGGAGACGCTCGAGGTCGGCGTCCGGCTGCTCCGCGCCCGGGGCACCCTCGTGAAGGCGGGATTCCACGCGCCCGGGCGCTGGGAGTGGAGCCCGCTGTACTTCAAAGAGCTGTCGTGGGTGGGCTCCAACGCCTTCGGGATCGAAGAGGTCGAGGGTGTGCGCCAGCACGCGATGGAGCACTACCTGGAACTGGTGCGGGCCGACCGCGTCGACATCAGGCCGATGCTCACGCACACCTTCCCGCTCGAGGACTGGCGCGACGCGTTCGCTGCGCTGGCGGATCAGGCGAGGAGCGGCGCGATCAAGGTCGCCTTCGACCACCGCTAG
- a CDS encoding SDR family oxidoreductase, which yields MQVAGSRVLLTGASSGIGAATARLLAAQGATVGIVGRRAGLLAEVLENCKRSASGSRMWVADLGDLDRAESLVDEAWEAFDGLDIVINNAAVPKRRAVTSLTTGEIEETMRVNFLAPARMTLRVLPRMLAGTGGVIVNVASMGGRLGIAHEAAYCASKFALTGWSEAMAIDLHGSNVAVRLIQPGPIDTDIWDREGEDPPLFEVPKLPPDVVASGILEAISGEQFEHYLPDLKAIVTGKDADIDSYIAGIASAIATNPGVAASGGAL from the coding sequence GTGCAAGTAGCCGGGTCCAGGGTGCTCCTGACCGGGGCGTCGTCAGGTATCGGTGCTGCGACCGCGCGCCTGCTGGCAGCACAGGGAGCCACAGTGGGCATCGTGGGCCGGCGGGCCGGGCTGCTCGCCGAGGTGCTCGAGAACTGCAAGCGGAGCGCGTCTGGTTCCCGGATGTGGGTCGCGGACCTGGGAGACCTGGATCGGGCCGAGTCGCTCGTCGACGAGGCGTGGGAGGCCTTCGACGGTCTCGACATCGTCATCAACAACGCCGCCGTACCGAAGCGCCGGGCCGTCACCTCGCTCACGACGGGAGAGATCGAGGAAACGATGCGTGTCAACTTCCTGGCTCCCGCGCGCATGACGCTTCGGGTGCTTCCGCGAATGCTGGCGGGCACCGGGGGTGTCATAGTCAACGTCGCGAGCATGGGAGGAAGGTTGGGGATCGCACACGAAGCCGCATACTGCGCCAGCAAATTCGCGCTCACCGGCTGGAGCGAAGCCATGGCCATCGATCTTCACGGGTCGAACGTGGCTGTCCGGCTGATCCAACCCGGCCCGATAGACACGGACATCTGGGATCGGGAAGGCGAGGACCCACCTCTTTTCGAGGTTCCCAAGCTGCCACCGGACGTCGTCGCCAGCGGGATCCTGGAGGCCATCTCGGGCGAACAGTTCGAGCACTACCTGCCCGACCTCAAGGCAATCGTGACCGGTAAGGATGCCGACATCGATTCCTACATCGCCGGTATCGCTTCTGCGATCGCCACGAATCCGGGCGTTGCCGCATCGGGAGGTGCCCTATGA
- a CDS encoding acyl-CoA dehydrogenase family protein — protein MDFSYEPEDEEFRKELRAWLDANLPDFRDQGEIGPPESDPTKRTMLRRQAWQRRLNEGGWAAINWPREWGGREATIMQNVIYSQEMAAAKAPGIYNTNGIWQIGPMIIKWGSEEQKKRWLPGIINADEHWCQGFSEPEAGSDLANLRTKAERDGDAYVLNGQKIWISSAHLAKWGLFLVRTDPTAIERGAKHEGITALIVDMELPGVECRPIRDLTGERMFNEVFFTDAPVPIEYRLGDEGNGWGVAMGTLGHERVGTSGMAIGLKAELDEMIEAARRANPAALEDPEIRDRIARMWTQIEFTRLLNFRALSKVLKGEKNWPEVPLAKLQWSFLSQSLAELNLDILGPMSLIEKGSPGALNGGHAAHNYPWQRYTSIGAGATEVQKNIIADKAIQLPRR, from the coding sequence GTGGACTTCTCCTACGAGCCCGAGGACGAGGAATTCCGCAAGGAACTCAGGGCATGGCTCGATGCCAACCTGCCGGACTTCCGGGATCAAGGGGAGATTGGCCCGCCCGAGAGCGATCCCACGAAGAGGACGATGCTCCGCCGGCAGGCGTGGCAGCGCCGGCTCAACGAAGGCGGCTGGGCAGCGATCAACTGGCCGCGGGAGTGGGGTGGCCGCGAGGCGACGATCATGCAGAACGTCATCTACTCGCAGGAGATGGCCGCGGCGAAGGCACCGGGGATCTACAACACCAACGGCATCTGGCAGATCGGCCCCATGATCATCAAATGGGGCTCCGAGGAGCAGAAGAAACGCTGGCTCCCCGGCATCATCAACGCCGACGAGCATTGGTGCCAGGGTTTCAGCGAGCCCGAGGCGGGCAGCGACTTGGCCAACCTGCGCACCAAGGCCGAACGCGACGGTGACGCCTACGTTCTCAACGGCCAGAAGATCTGGATCTCCAGTGCCCACCTGGCGAAGTGGGGACTGTTCCTCGTCCGAACCGATCCGACCGCCATCGAGCGCGGGGCCAAGCACGAGGGCATCACTGCACTCATCGTCGACATGGAACTCCCCGGCGTCGAGTGCCGGCCGATCCGGGACCTGACCGGCGAGCGCATGTTCAACGAGGTGTTCTTCACCGACGCCCCGGTTCCCATCGAGTACCGGCTCGGTGACGAGGGGAACGGCTGGGGCGTTGCCATGGGCACGCTGGGCCACGAGAGGGTCGGCACCTCCGGGATGGCGATCGGCCTGAAGGCCGAGCTCGACGAGATGATCGAGGCGGCCCGCCGCGCGAACCCCGCGGCGTTGGAGGACCCGGAGATACGTGACCGCATCGCGCGAATGTGGACCCAGATCGAGTTCACCCGCCTCCTCAACTTCCGGGCTCTGTCAAAAGTGCTGAAGGGCGAGAAGAACTGGCCCGAGGTTCCCCTGGCGAAGCTTCAATGGAGCTTCCTGTCCCAGTCACTCGCCGAGTTGAACCTCGACATCCTCGGACCCATGAGCCTCATCGAGAAGGGATCCCCCGGGGCGCTCAACGGTGGGCACGCCGCCCACAACTACCCGTGGCAGCGCTACACCTCGATCGGCGCCGGCGCGACCGAGGTCCAGAAGAACATCATCGCCGACAAGGCGATCCAGCTTCCGAGGCGCTGA
- a CDS encoding acyl-CoA dehydrogenase family protein, producing MDFTFSPEQDALRDAVRSFLSSPAQIGYVRRMIDDERGFEESWWSEISAMGWAGTLIPEALGGAGLGLVDMVVLQEEMGRVALPGPFFSSAVAATLATLRLGDDDLLRRLAAGTCRATLAVEEGRSGAPLGGIATTAIPNGDKWELRGTKPLVLDGHSADVAIVVSKDPDGGLAAFVLDDPAGTPVTTLDVTRKLARLDLDGRHARRIGPSGDQTKLLQRILDDVAVALCAETVGAGERALQMAIEYSKQRVQFDRPIATFQAIKHKIVDMLHQLELARVGTHWAAWASQVDDPVRAEAAAACKSFVAEAAVMVTGENIQVHGGVGFTWEVDCHLLFRRVKQNDLLFGNQAWNRQRLAGLILDAPQPAPA from the coding sequence GTGGATTTCACCTTCAGCCCGGAACAGGATGCGCTTCGCGACGCCGTCCGATCCTTCCTGTCCAGTCCCGCTCAGATCGGCTACGTGCGAAGGATGATCGACGACGAGCGCGGCTTCGAGGAGTCCTGGTGGTCCGAGATCAGCGCGATGGGATGGGCGGGCACGCTGATCCCTGAAGCCCTCGGAGGGGCAGGGTTGGGACTGGTCGACATGGTCGTGTTGCAGGAGGAGATGGGCCGCGTCGCTCTGCCCGGCCCCTTCTTCTCCTCGGCCGTTGCGGCGACGCTCGCAACCCTCCGTCTCGGCGACGACGACCTCCTGCGCCGCCTGGCGGCAGGGACGTGCCGGGCCACCCTGGCGGTCGAGGAGGGCCGAAGTGGAGCGCCTCTCGGTGGAATCGCCACCACGGCCATCCCGAATGGTGACAAGTGGGAACTGCGCGGTACAAAACCTCTGGTCCTGGACGGGCATTCTGCCGACGTCGCCATCGTCGTCTCGAAGGATCCCGACGGCGGTCTCGCCGCGTTCGTCCTCGACGACCCGGCGGGGACGCCGGTTACGACACTCGACGTCACACGCAAACTGGCTCGCCTGGATCTCGACGGACGTCACGCCCGGCGGATCGGGCCGTCCGGAGACCAAACGAAGCTTCTCCAGAGGATCCTCGACGACGTGGCCGTCGCCCTTTGTGCCGAAACCGTCGGCGCCGGCGAGCGTGCGCTGCAGATGGCCATCGAGTATTCGAAGCAGAGGGTTCAGTTCGACAGGCCAATCGCCACGTTCCAGGCGATCAAGCACAAGATCGTCGACATGCTCCACCAGTTGGAGCTGGCACGCGTCGGAACCCACTGGGCCGCCTGGGCCAGCCAGGTGGACGACCCTGTCCGAGCCGAGGCCGCGGCTGCCTGCAAGTCGTTCGTAGCGGAAGCGGCGGTCATGGTCACCGGGGAGAACATCCAGGTGCACGGCGGGGTCGGCTTCACCTGGGAGGTCGATTGCCATCTGCTGTTCCGCCGGGTGAAGCAGAACGACCTGCTGTTCGGCAACCAGGCCTGGAACCGTCAGCGGCTCGCCGGTCTCATCCTCGACGCCCCTCAACCAGCTCCCGCTTGA
- a CDS encoding class I adenylate-forming enzyme family protein: protein MTRASGFETSTDEPGTQPDPGHLLTDQLRLMASHFPEEAALIDVDSDRRLTFAGWDAASDQVAAALLDVGVEKGDTVAIFLPMEECLEWVVAYAAIHKAGAVAVPTSTRLASRELEYVMGHSAAVAAFAGAGTAEILEGVRRSLPSLRWVAVSSKSSSPERPWSGLGEPGRAVQVEVTADDMADVMYTSGTTGRPKGVVVRHRNVAMVPNGLPNWSGDGWLHSSPLFTFAGISSIYNPMKLGMTGLYQPRFDAGAWLEHVETRRPAATFIVPAMAQLLISHPRFEEADLSSLRMASLGSAPLAPDTFRRLQERLPHAWVSNNWGMTEAGSAYCILPPEEASRRVGSVGKPMPPVQFRIVDEGGRELPAGEVGELLVSNPGKEREYFNDPEATKAAWRDGWLHTGDLARLDEDGYLYIVGRIKDVIIRGGNNVHAGDVEAVIAEFPGVQEVAVAGVPHSVLGEDVAAWIVPVPGTTVDGAKLKEFLAERLSDYKIPRRITMVESLPRNATGKVVKRELVEGRRG from the coding sequence ATGACACGAGCGTCAGGTTTCGAGACAAGCACCGACGAGCCGGGGACCCAGCCGGACCCCGGTCACCTGCTCACTGACCAGCTCCGGCTGATGGCATCCCATTTTCCGGAGGAGGCCGCCCTAATCGACGTGGACAGCGACCGACGGCTGACCTTCGCGGGATGGGATGCCGCCTCCGACCAGGTGGCAGCGGCACTTCTGGACGTCGGTGTCGAGAAGGGCGACACGGTCGCCATCTTCCTGCCCATGGAGGAGTGCCTGGAATGGGTCGTGGCTTACGCAGCGATCCACAAGGCGGGTGCCGTGGCCGTGCCGACCAGCACCCGCCTGGCTTCGCGGGAACTCGAGTACGTGATGGGACACTCGGCTGCGGTGGCGGCGTTCGCCGGGGCCGGTACCGCCGAGATCCTGGAAGGGGTGCGCCGTTCTCTGCCTTCGCTCCGATGGGTCGCGGTGAGCTCGAAGAGTTCTTCGCCCGAACGGCCCTGGAGCGGGCTCGGCGAGCCGGGCAGGGCCGTCCAGGTCGAGGTCACCGCCGACGACATGGCCGACGTCATGTACACCTCGGGCACTACCGGCCGGCCAAAGGGGGTCGTCGTCCGGCACCGCAACGTGGCCATGGTGCCCAACGGTCTGCCCAACTGGTCGGGGGACGGGTGGCTGCACTCGTCGCCGTTGTTCACCTTCGCCGGTATCTCGTCGATCTACAACCCAATGAAGCTGGGGATGACCGGCCTCTACCAGCCTCGTTTCGATGCCGGCGCCTGGCTGGAACATGTCGAGACCCGACGCCCGGCCGCCACGTTCATAGTGCCGGCGATGGCCCAACTGCTGATCTCCCACCCCCGCTTCGAAGAGGCCGACCTGAGCAGTCTTCGGATGGCGAGTCTCGGGAGCGCGCCGCTGGCTCCCGACACGTTCCGGAGGCTGCAGGAAAGACTCCCGCACGCGTGGGTGTCCAACAACTGGGGCATGACGGAGGCCGGCTCCGCCTACTGCATCCTGCCGCCGGAGGAGGCTTCCCGCCGCGTCGGCTCGGTCGGCAAGCCGATGCCGCCCGTGCAGTTCCGGATCGTCGACGAGGGCGGCCGGGAGCTCCCCGCGGGCGAGGTAGGTGAGCTGCTCGTCTCCAATCCCGGGAAGGAGCGCGAGTATTTCAACGATCCTGAAGCGACCAAGGCGGCATGGCGGGACGGGTGGCTGCACACCGGAGATCTCGCACGGCTCGACGAGGACGGCTACCTGTACATCGTCGGGCGAATCAAGGATGTGATCATCCGCGGCGGCAACAACGTGCATGCTGGCGATGTCGAAGCCGTGATCGCGGAGTTCCCTGGCGTCCAGGAAGTGGCCGTCGCAGGAGTGCCGCACTCCGTGCTCGGCGAGGACGTCGCCGCCTGGATCGTCCCGGTCCCCGGCACGACTGTCGACGGGGCCAAGCTGAAGGAGTTCCTCGCCGAACGCCTCAGCGACTACAAGATCCCGCGGAGGATCACGATGGTGGAGTCGCTGCCGCGCAACGCAACCGGCAAAGTGGTCAAGCGGGAGCTGGTTGAGGGGCGTCGAGGATGA
- a CDS encoding class I adenylate-forming enzyme family protein, protein MEETRDTGVLDPLLLEPHFPDFPATVPRFLEAGRRRFGDHDCVVTPDARLTFADLDEQSRRLAAFLVQAGVSKGSRVGILFPNGIEWVLTWAAAARVGAVTIPVNTFYKAPELGRFLRHADVQYLVTVGGFLQHDYLARLETLAPDLQHHQGPGPLWLQDFPQLRRILLWGEVDPARPWAEPGVGAAIESASDTRALGLIDALGEDVAPGDELFVTYTSGSTGEPKGVIHSHGGSVRHAFNLAALSGIDEASRIWTPMPLCWVGGFEFSLLRALVAGGCFLTQAVFEPGAALKMFQDERVTNVSAWPGISKTLCEHPDFPNTDLSSLRTPTSLYEAMPLDRRPPDPGLAVSSLGMSETCGPHTFWTRGEEVTGVPERYRGAFGHEVPGTQHRIVDADSGRDLPEGEEGEVLVRGYSLMLGLYKHERSEVFDADGWYHTGDRGYFRDGWFFFTGRQTDLIKTGGSNVAPAEVERCLIAYDDVKLAFVVGVPDPVKGQVVVALLVPSRSAGGGGARDSEAIRAHLKGELSSYKVPAHVLFITDEQVPWLVSQKVDRRALLTLAEKLLAGAGQ, encoded by the coding sequence ATGGAAGAAACGCGCGACACGGGTGTGCTCGATCCGCTCCTGCTGGAGCCCCACTTCCCTGACTTCCCGGCGACGGTCCCGAGGTTCCTCGAAGCCGGGCGCCGGCGATTCGGGGATCATGACTGCGTCGTCACCCCCGACGCCCGCCTCACGTTCGCCGACCTGGACGAGCAGTCCCGCAGGCTCGCAGCCTTTCTCGTGCAAGCTGGCGTGTCGAAGGGGAGCCGCGTCGGCATCCTCTTTCCCAACGGCATCGAGTGGGTGCTCACGTGGGCCGCCGCTGCCCGGGTCGGTGCTGTGACGATCCCGGTCAACACCTTCTACAAGGCACCCGAGTTGGGTCGCTTCCTCAGGCACGCGGACGTGCAGTACCTCGTCACTGTCGGGGGGTTCCTCCAGCACGACTACCTCGCCAGGCTCGAGACCCTCGCTCCCGACCTGCAGCACCACCAGGGACCCGGGCCACTGTGGTTGCAGGACTTCCCGCAGCTCCGCCGGATCCTGCTCTGGGGAGAGGTAGACCCGGCCCGGCCCTGGGCCGAGCCCGGTGTGGGAGCGGCGATCGAGTCGGCCTCCGACACGCGCGCCCTCGGCCTCATAGACGCCCTCGGAGAAGACGTCGCGCCGGGTGACGAGCTCTTTGTCACCTACACCTCAGGGTCGACGGGTGAACCCAAAGGAGTGATTCACAGCCACGGCGGTTCCGTGCGGCACGCGTTCAACCTCGCTGCCCTCTCGGGTATCGACGAGGCGTCGCGCATATGGACTCCCATGCCGCTTTGCTGGGTGGGTGGGTTCGAGTTCAGCTTGCTCCGAGCGTTGGTGGCCGGAGGATGCTTCCTGACCCAAGCGGTGTTCGAGCCCGGCGCCGCGTTGAAGATGTTCCAGGACGAGCGAGTCACCAACGTTTCCGCGTGGCCCGGCATCTCCAAGACGCTGTGCGAGCATCCGGACTTCCCCAACACTGACCTGAGTTCGCTGCGCACACCCACGTCGCTCTACGAGGCGATGCCGCTCGACCGGCGCCCCCCGGACCCGGGCCTGGCCGTCAGCTCCCTCGGCATGTCCGAGACCTGCGGCCCGCACACCTTCTGGACACGCGGCGAGGAGGTGACCGGGGTCCCCGAGCGCTACCGGGGTGCATTCGGGCACGAGGTTCCGGGCACGCAGCACCGGATCGTTGACGCCGACAGCGGCCGCGACCTTCCCGAGGGCGAGGAAGGAGAAGTCCTCGTCCGCGGTTACAGCCTGATGCTCGGTCTTTACAAGCACGAGCGGTCGGAGGTCTTCGACGCCGACGGGTGGTACCACACGGGCGATCGCGGCTATTTCCGTGACGGGTGGTTCTTCTTCACCGGTCGACAGACGGACCTCATCAAGACCGGCGGTTCCAATGTCGCCCCTGCCGAGGTCGAGCGTTGCCTGATCGCCTATGACGACGTGAAGCTCGCATTCGTCGTCGGGGTGCCCGATCCGGTGAAGGGCCAGGTCGTGGTGGCGCTCCTGGTGCCGTCGCGTTCGGCGGGCGGCGGTGGGGCCCGCGACTCCGAAGCGATCCGTGCCCATCTGAAGGGAGAGCTGTCCTCCTACAAGGTGCCAGCGCACGTCCTGTTCATCACCGACGAGCAGGTGCCCTGGCTCGTCAGCCAGAAGGTCGACCGGCGCGCGCTCCTGACGCTCGCCGAGAAGCTTCTGGCTGGGGCCGGTCAGTAG